Proteins found in one Zea mays cultivar B73 chromosome 1, Zm-B73-REFERENCE-NAM-5.0, whole genome shotgun sequence genomic segment:
- the LOC109939258 gene encoding uncharacterized protein gives MTSVEIAAGAGIVNGGALLSSSLLHTSKSLVLPTSHFPPIISPSRGSAQLLHISILTTHTHTLSPPTASARSQRAWHGVRGVAIAGVSPPIPLQRTTSLPLQACHYNRLLALSLPPPPPCLCCASAAAADFVPPSSKARFRSKMTRWWTGTSSPTAASTGSRRRRWERWSRSSCKPSRPSTMTRRPSCPTRSLTTSRRSSCGRGAASSLLNEDEQKLLEASMAYASGNPIMSDAEFDELKLKLKTNSVIVKEGPRCSLRSHKVYSDLNVDYIKMFLLNVPATTVALGLFFFIDELTGFEINVFQLPEPFGFIFTWFAALPLILFLAQSLTKAIVQDFLILKGPCPNCGTENLSFFGTILSVSSGGTTNKVKCANCSAELEYDSKSRVITLPEASNA, from the exons ATGACAAGCGTCGAGATagcagcaggagcaggaattgtcAACGGGGGCGCTCTCCTTTCTTCTTCACTCCTCCACACATCCAAAAGCCTCGTCCTTCCCACTTCCCACTTCCCACCCATCATATCTCCATCCCGCGGTTCCGCCCAGCTGCTCCACATCTCAATTCTcaccacacacacgcacacactaTCGCCACCCACCGCCTCAGCTCGATCGCAACGCGCTTGGCATGGCGTCCGAGGTGTGGCTATCGCCGGCGTCTCGCCTCCCATCCCTCTCCAACGCACCACCTCGCTTCCGCTCCAAGCCTGCCACTACAACCGCCTCCTTGCTCTCTCcctgcccccgcccccgccctgCCTGTGTTGCgcgtccgccgccgccgccgacttcGTGCCACCGAGCAGCAAG GCCAGGTTCAGGAGCAAGATGACGAGGTGGTGGACAGGAACATCCTCCCCTACTGCAGCATCGACAGGAAGCAGAAGAAGACGCTGGGAGAGATGGAGCAGGAGTTCCTGCAAGCCCTCCAG GCCTTCTACTATGACCAGAAGGCCATCATGTCCAACGAGGAGTTTGACAACCTCAAGGAGGAGCTCATGTGGGAGGGGAGCAGCGTCGTCATTGCTAA ACGAAGATGAGCAAAAGCTTTTGGAAGCTTCCATGGCCTATGCCTCCGGCAACCCGATCATGTCTGATGCTGAGTTCGACGAGTTGAAACTCAAATTAAAG ACGAACAGTGTCATTGTGAAGGAGGGTCCCAGGTGCAGTCTAAGGAGTCATAAG GTGTACAGTGACTTGAATGTTGACTACATAAAGATGTTTCTGCTAAATGTTCCAGCCACCACCGTAGCTCTGGGACT GTTCTTTTTCATTGATGAATTGACTGGTTTTGAGATCAATGTGTTCCAG CTGCCAGAGCCTTTCGGATTCATTTTCACATGGTTTGCTGCTTTGCCCCTAATATTGTTCTTAGCACAGTCATTGACTAAGGCTATAGTCCAGGACTTTTTAATCCTCAAG GGGCCATGTCCTAATTGTGGTACTGAAAACCTTTCCTTCTTTGGGACTATACTGTCAGTCTCCAGTGGCGGTACAACAAACAAAGTGAAATGTGCAAA TTGCAGTGCCGAGCTGGAGTATGACTCAAAATCTCGGGTGATCACACTTCCAGAagcatcaaatgcataa